The proteins below come from a single Halobacteriovorax sp. DA5 genomic window:
- a CDS encoding OmpA family protein, which yields MAIKKKVQNQGGGDDESGWLVSYADMMTLIACFFILMMAFANYDPVGFNKKAKDLSTSFQKGKFKSSEVKLNELTEEISKHPELEKNSKISIVDNELIISFSSSILFPEGSTELNKSSMQSLDTMIDIIRTKNPNYRIMIEGHTDSDERSIAPGIEGPWQLGAVRAAKVLSRFEYFGFPPSTLAATTKGDSEPLITPEELEKLKEKNKNKIFFNPNRRVIIKVVEPKDPKSKIKFGFGIYFNDKK from the coding sequence ATGGCAATTAAAAAGAAAGTTCAAAATCAGGGCGGCGGAGATGACGAGAGTGGTTGGCTAGTATCGTATGCAGATATGATGACTCTAATTGCTTGTTTCTTCATCCTGATGATGGCATTTGCAAATTATGATCCTGTCGGTTTCAACAAAAAGGCCAAGGATCTTTCGACTTCTTTTCAAAAGGGAAAATTTAAAAGCTCGGAAGTTAAGCTTAATGAGCTTACAGAAGAAATTTCAAAGCACCCTGAATTAGAGAAGAATAGTAAGATTTCCATTGTAGATAATGAACTCATCATATCATTTTCAAGTAGTATTCTTTTCCCTGAAGGAAGTACAGAGCTTAATAAGAGTAGTATGCAATCACTTGATACAATGATTGATATTATCAGAACTAAGAATCCTAATTATCGAATTATGATTGAGGGGCACACTGACTCTGATGAGAGAAGTATTGCTCCGGGCATCGAAGGTCCTTGGCAATTAGGAGCAGTAAGAGCAGCTAAAGTTCTTTCTCGTTTTGAGTACTTTGGTTTCCCTCCTAGCACGCTAGCAGCAACGACAAAGGGTGACTCTGAGCCACTTATAACTCCAGAAGAGTTAGAGAAACTAAAAGAAAAAAATAAGAATAAAATTTTCTTTAACCCAAACAGAAGAGTTATTATTAAAGTTGTAGAACCTAAAGATCCAAAATCGAAAATCAAATTTGGATTCGGAATATATTTTAATGACAAAAAATAA
- a CDS encoding acyl-CoA dehydrogenase family protein → MNEMQKEIVEGLKRFRLEKIEPHMEHDDFEGKFRMEIFNELGELGFTGMTVSEEYGGLDLPVQDYSYALEEIAKSSVAYAVTISVSSMVQSILNTFGNEEQKQKYLPELTSGQAIGAFALSESGAGSDAAGLKTTAKKVEGGYILNGSKLWITSGGIAKTYIVMARTGGEGAKGVSAFIVEDGMEGFSYGKKERKMGWNISPTRELLFENCFVPDANLLQKEGEGFKVAMSGLDKGRIAIGSISVGCAQRALDEAIKYSLERQQFKQAIFDFQGLQFMMADMACDVEAARLLVQAAAKSIDDGASNQKLASMAKMRASDTAMKVTTDAVQILGGVGYTKEYPVERFMRDAKVLQIVEGTNQIQKVVISRLLKKEYGA, encoded by the coding sequence ATGAATGAAATGCAAAAAGAGATTGTAGAGGGACTTAAGCGCTTTCGCCTAGAGAAAATCGAGCCACATATGGAGCACGATGATTTCGAAGGAAAGTTTCGCATGGAAATCTTCAATGAACTTGGAGAGCTAGGTTTTACAGGAATGACTGTTTCTGAAGAATACGGTGGACTTGATCTTCCAGTTCAAGACTATAGTTATGCACTTGAAGAAATTGCAAAGTCATCAGTGGCCTATGCTGTGACAATTTCTGTTTCATCAATGGTTCAATCAATTCTAAATACTTTTGGAAATGAAGAACAAAAACAAAAATACCTTCCAGAACTAACTAGTGGTCAGGCCATTGGAGCTTTTGCTCTTTCAGAGTCTGGAGCAGGTTCAGATGCTGCAGGTCTTAAGACGACAGCAAAGAAAGTTGAAGGTGGCTATATCTTAAATGGTTCTAAACTTTGGATCACTTCAGGTGGAATTGCGAAAACATATATTGTAATGGCAAGAACAGGTGGAGAAGGAGCAAAAGGTGTTTCTGCATTTATCGTAGAAGACGGAATGGAAGGATTCTCATACGGTAAAAAAGAAAGAAAAATGGGATGGAATATCTCACCTACTCGTGAACTTCTATTTGAAAACTGTTTTGTTCCTGACGCTAACCTTCTTCAAAAAGAAGGTGAAGGTTTCAAAGTTGCAATGAGTGGGCTTGATAAAGGTCGAATCGCAATTGGATCAATCTCTGTCGGTTGTGCTCAACGTGCACTAGATGAAGCAATTAAATACTCACTAGAAAGACAACAATTTAAACAAGCAATCTTTGACTTCCAAGGACTACAGTTCATGATGGCCGATATGGCCTGTGATGTCGAAGCTGCAAGACTACTTGTTCAAGCTGCTGCAAAATCAATTGATGACGGAGCTTCAAATCAAAAGCTTGCTTCAATGGCAAAGATGCGTGCAAGTGATACAGCAATGAAAGTTACGACTGATGCTGTTCAAATTCTTGGTGGAGTTGGTTATACAAAAGAGTATCCAGTCGAGAGATTTATGAGAGATGCAAAAGTTCTTCAAATTGTTGAAGGAACAAACCAAATTCAAAAAGTGGTTATCTCTCGTCTTCTAAAGAAGGAATACGGAGCCTAA
- a CDS encoding motility protein A, with amino-acid sequence MNIFSLIGLVLSAVILFAGLRMSSSDLKLFFDGPSLFIVLGGTFAATSVAFQLNKIGALLKIFIKQFLGGKMVDSPGVIKEIMQICEAYRSGEAAENLPGKASDEFLKEGLELIADGFLQKEKIIEILEQRAVNMNQLRSEDTRKIKTLGKFPPAFGMMGTTIGMIVLLANLGGADAMKMIGPAMGVCLITTLYGVIIANLGFIPISENLEEIQRQMEAKDNIVLEGIKHILEKSNPVLVAEELNSFLAPNERLDWKSAS; translated from the coding sequence ATGAACATTTTTTCTTTAATTGGTTTGGTCCTCTCTGCGGTAATTCTCTTTGCAGGTTTAAGGATGTCATCAAGTGACTTAAAACTTTTCTTCGATGGCCCTTCCCTCTTCATTGTACTTGGAGGAACTTTTGCTGCGACTTCAGTAGCATTTCAACTTAATAAAATTGGAGCTCTCCTTAAGATTTTCATCAAACAATTTCTTGGTGGGAAAATGGTGGACTCTCCAGGTGTTATTAAAGAGATCATGCAAATTTGTGAAGCTTATCGTTCAGGCGAAGCTGCTGAAAACCTTCCTGGTAAAGCATCCGATGAATTTCTAAAAGAAGGACTTGAGTTAATTGCAGATGGATTTCTTCAAAAGGAAAAAATTATTGAGATCCTTGAGCAAAGAGCTGTCAATATGAATCAGCTTAGAAGTGAAGATACTAGAAAGATTAAAACTCTTGGAAAATTTCCACCGGCTTTTGGGATGATGGGGACAACAATTGGGATGATCGTACTTCTTGCAAACCTTGGTGGAGCAGATGCTATGAAGATGATTGGACCGGCCATGGGTGTTTGTCTTATTACAACTCTTTATGGAGTTATCATTGCAAACCTTGGATTTATCCCAATTAGTGAAAACCTTGAAGAGATTCAAAGACAAATGGAAGCTAAAGACAATATCGTTCTTGAAGGTATTAAACATATTCTAGAAAAGTCTAATCCAGTACTAGTTGCAGAAGAGCTTAACTCTTTCCTTGCACCTAATGAAAGATTAGACTGGAAATCTGCGAGTTAA
- a CDS encoding fibronectin type III domain-containing protein produces the protein MKFLSIVLSLLLLAGCVGKVEDANLEKARNAESGRQTFQFAGISKVIPISNDKIEVYFFPATGPASELTYLIKVNDATIPIEVKADSLSVNDEGMYRFTVRNLNVNTEYTFSVGVRDGSTGSQSENDATLSAKTFSNFTADFAGISSVEPLVGAAGQNTVLVKWVPAVTLGSTYNPMPNDPIAYEVSYIAADDGTISDLFNNTHPAIQRDLKPGEVTASTGGTTERERQVTGLMPGKQYYFRVRSIHKSYGIYQDTQGYRFEENNKIISVTTLGSGGLFDWDTLSLRATTPDKNLGLTSIDLTWAPAVGPFENYRIYNYKLGEAEEDVDLVRARIPEEIDASIIDPLNLAGDYRTADAEEFSKRIGSLEEYDYYLTFAIACRTLTCGDGERIIGKPVFYRAIPKLASFSGILGIQSPQDINNLNQITINFDPPVIETGFLNGFDIYCYEGEGDASPTLLNFNVANASGKASCDGLIRLDDNPGDYAGFGAYTSVRIQGNFFGAGDTVADKEYCFAAVPSVTGNNFSLNDVDNAIVKCITPIVKVPTVEQFPGVINACNTGADYITVSWDAPTGGIYDKYAVFYKEKDGKVFKYTDALANDPAYTRVDNIVATTYTYTIPSLVPGKIYQFGVLPYIDGASPIYADINTGLGECKIEVPKPRFEEWVDIFAIGPKANGMVTPTGPDRKKDYILETLNDSGQPIEVEVDPATLAPTSGFEDQFGIANGSTQFSGAYGSKDGVTTNSLHQYSNSGIIRIAWKDVTFTSGTLSMQTFIDAYETGLQKKDHKIGYRVYRSDDNKITWKDITSGDFDYQTLTNKGLLHPVDYTERSRTNEVLETYRAVMFTDYSVKHIQAGDDFNHARVYYYKVVPVFRGVELEYERETTNPQHIIKVVLPPENMALVHRFMANRQQCRELGKVHSRDISQKYTCSWNGVGARGLTSPWIKGSTVYDFGPSMLIDRFELGCNFTRGDYAYERSNFSGTIPNFTGSNDLGSGFVGCFNGNSPGYTSGVNHPNTGESYTDRSQLRVGDCFGEDTASIAITSTTCSDPDTADRRDFVAPGVSGDFTDCTDPANIATNFFNPYGGNGSYASYNVQSEFAAVYYSRNALKTYEDRISHGYYRGAGGAALADGNNLRNKNTLGPSRCMINIPVSDSTDGDKLKPRWLAVNNLSTLAHGVDDVDILDMSMNDILTNNKLFDSGINATPSPAYTNVDTSPRYRGDTKLSRVFSSNDSKLPPLTGLSQTQANRVCNSYEVKIGTYDDDAEEFKQIGPVREKRLMRRGEGITASRYPKDFDEAAVAEVETGTRNDAPVTSGVNFQNSCNVYDRDVISGAATNQQRSGDRLMINMPSSYQGTVTTPRRVPFITGSSFYDNGGAQFTTQACTSRFGVQDIIGNKAEISSEQIFCGFDSEKLMLGAGLASNSVEVPNGANYLNTLISWVMSDTDTGRCSFVEPGGARGGNYLVNGAFTPIFDLFGNVNTGVAESVNSLDPGSVSYYRNGDGFFLDFGQDNFAPKLSINDTLAIKWDQDVINRAQDISTDPRRGRYFNPILGLPLECQGSLCSESLDNMSISLETFVTDFSLDPSSMDIPNFPVGDSQIFSDGMSEISIARNRYISPASREYFYDFVESVDPATDTYATYSSTHAGALKSSLDNDGTAVDYVRWSLSRETPIYMLNFGESNTKSSGRYSARFNARNEYDQMRNEYAAVRCVVRIEDESYQ, from the coding sequence ATGAAATTTCTATCTATTGTACTAAGTTTATTATTACTTGCTGGTTGTGTTGGAAAAGTAGAAGACGCTAATCTTGAAAAAGCAAGAAACGCTGAAAGTGGTAGGCAGACATTTCAATTTGCCGGTATTTCAAAAGTCATACCAATTTCAAATGATAAGATTGAAGTTTATTTCTTTCCTGCGACTGGACCTGCTTCTGAGTTAACTTATCTTATTAAAGTTAACGATGCGACGATTCCTATTGAAGTTAAAGCCGACTCTTTATCAGTTAATGATGAAGGGATGTATCGTTTCACTGTAAGAAACTTAAATGTAAACACTGAATATACATTTTCTGTTGGTGTAAGAGACGGAAGTACTGGAAGTCAGAGTGAGAACGATGCAACATTAAGTGCTAAAACATTTTCAAATTTTACTGCGGACTTCGCTGGTATTTCGAGTGTTGAGCCATTGGTAGGTGCTGCTGGCCAAAATACTGTTCTTGTAAAATGGGTACCAGCTGTGACTCTAGGATCAACTTATAATCCTATGCCTAACGATCCAATCGCTTATGAGGTTTCATACATCGCTGCTGATGATGGAACAATTTCGGACTTATTTAATAATACACATCCTGCGATTCAAAGAGATCTAAAGCCTGGCGAAGTAACGGCTTCAACAGGTGGAACAACTGAAAGAGAAAGACAAGTTACGGGATTAATGCCTGGCAAGCAGTATTATTTCAGAGTTAGATCTATTCATAAGAGTTACGGTATTTATCAAGATACACAAGGATATCGTTTTGAAGAAAATAATAAAATTATTTCTGTTACCACTTTAGGTTCAGGAGGGCTTTTTGACTGGGATACCCTATCTCTAAGAGCAACAACACCAGACAAGAATCTAGGTCTAACTTCAATTGATTTAACTTGGGCCCCTGCAGTAGGGCCATTTGAAAATTATAGAATTTATAATTATAAACTTGGTGAAGCCGAGGAAGACGTTGATCTTGTAAGAGCAAGAATTCCTGAAGAAATTGATGCTTCAATTATTGATCCTCTTAACTTGGCCGGTGATTACAGAACAGCTGATGCAGAAGAATTTTCAAAAAGGATAGGGAGTTTAGAAGAGTATGATTACTACCTAACTTTTGCGATTGCTTGTCGAACTCTAACATGTGGTGATGGTGAAAGAATAATTGGAAAACCTGTTTTCTACCGTGCAATTCCAAAGCTTGCTTCTTTTTCTGGAATTTTAGGGATTCAGAGTCCACAAGATATTAACAACCTTAATCAAATTACAATTAATTTTGATCCACCTGTTATTGAAACAGGGTTTCTAAATGGATTTGATATTTACTGTTATGAGGGTGAAGGTGATGCGAGTCCAACACTTTTGAATTTTAATGTTGCAAATGCAAGTGGTAAGGCATCGTGTGATGGACTTATCAGATTAGATGATAACCCAGGAGACTATGCAGGATTTGGTGCATATACAAGTGTACGTATCCAAGGAAACTTTTTTGGAGCCGGGGATACTGTTGCTGATAAAGAATATTGTTTTGCGGCCGTTCCTAGTGTTACAGGAAATAACTTTTCACTTAATGATGTTGATAACGCGATCGTAAAGTGTATTACTCCAATTGTTAAGGTTCCTACTGTGGAACAATTTCCTGGTGTAATTAATGCATGTAACACTGGTGCCGATTACATTACAGTAAGCTGGGATGCTCCTACTGGTGGTATCTATGACAAGTATGCTGTTTTCTATAAAGAAAAAGATGGGAAAGTATTTAAGTATACAGATGCTCTAGCAAATGACCCTGCCTATACTAGAGTTGATAATATTGTTGCGACAACTTATACATATACAATTCCATCTCTTGTTCCAGGTAAGATTTATCAATTTGGTGTTCTTCCTTATATTGACGGAGCATCTCCGATTTATGCAGATATCAATACTGGATTAGGTGAGTGTAAGATTGAAGTACCTAAGCCAAGATTTGAAGAGTGGGTTGATATTTTTGCCATTGGTCCTAAAGCAAATGGAATGGTTACTCCAACGGGACCTGATCGTAAAAAAGACTATATTTTAGAAACTTTAAATGATAGTGGACAACCAATTGAAGTAGAAGTAGATCCTGCTACACTAGCTCCTACAAGTGGTTTTGAAGATCAATTTGGTATTGCAAATGGTAGTACTCAATTTAGTGGTGCTTATGGATCTAAAGATGGAGTGACAACAAACTCACTACATCAATACTCGAACTCTGGTATCATTCGTATCGCTTGGAAGGATGTAACGTTTACAAGTGGAACACTTTCGATGCAAACTTTCATAGATGCCTATGAAACTGGTTTACAAAAGAAAGATCATAAAATTGGATATCGTGTTTATCGCTCTGATGATAATAAAATCACTTGGAAAGATATCACAAGTGGTGACTTTGATTACCAAACTCTGACGAATAAAGGTTTACTTCACCCAGTTGATTACACGGAAAGAAGTCGTACTAATGAGGTACTTGAAACATATCGTGCCGTGATGTTTACAGACTATTCTGTAAAGCATATTCAAGCGGGTGATGACTTTAATCACGCTCGTGTTTACTACTATAAAGTCGTTCCAGTTTTTAGAGGAGTTGAGCTCGAGTATGAAAGAGAGACAACTAACCCTCAGCATATTATTAAGGTTGTCCTTCCTCCTGAAAATATGGCCCTTGTTCACCGTTTTATGGCAAACCGTCAGCAATGTCGTGAACTTGGAAAGGTTCATTCAAGAGATATTAGCCAGAAATATACTTGTTCTTGGAATGGGGTTGGGGCGAGAGGTCTAACATCTCCATGGATTAAAGGTTCAACAGTTTATGATTTTGGTCCAAGTATGCTAATTGACCGTTTTGAGCTAGGTTGTAATTTTACGAGAGGGGATTACGCATATGAAAGAAGTAATTTCTCTGGAACAATTCCTAATTTTACAGGTTCTAATGATCTAGGTTCTGGTTTTGTGGGTTGCTTTAACGGAAATTCTCCGGGGTACACTTCTGGTGTTAATCACCCAAATACTGGCGAGTCTTATACAGATCGTAGTCAACTTCGTGTAGGTGATTGCTTTGGTGAAGATACAGCTTCAATTGCAATTACAAGTACTACATGTAGCGATCCGGATACTGCTGATCGTAGAGATTTTGTTGCACCAGGAGTTAGTGGTGATTTTACTGATTGTACTGATCCGGCCAATATTGCGACAAACTTCTTTAATCCTTATGGAGGAAATGGAAGTTATGCTTCTTATAATGTGCAAAGTGAGTTTGCGGCAGTTTACTACTCTCGTAATGCTTTAAAGACTTATGAAGATCGTATTAGTCATGGTTACTACAGAGGAGCTGGTGGTGCCGCCCTTGCTGATGGTAATAACCTGAGAAATAAAAACACACTTGGACCATCTCGTTGTATGATTAATATTCCTGTTTCGGATTCAACTGACGGTGATAAGCTTAAGCCGAGATGGCTTGCTGTAAATAATCTTTCAACACTTGCTCATGGGGTAGATGATGTCGACATTCTTGATATGTCGATGAATGATATTCTTACTAATAATAAGTTATTTGATTCAGGAATTAATGCAACTCCTAGTCCTGCTTATACAAATGTTGATACATCACCACGCTATCGTGGAGATACAAAACTATCTCGTGTTTTCTCTTCTAATGATTCAAAGCTTCCTCCATTAACGGGGCTTAGTCAGACGCAGGCCAATCGTGTTTGTAATTCATATGAAGTAAAGATTGGAACATATGATGATGACGCAGAAGAATTTAAGCAAATTGGCCCGGTAAGAGAAAAGAGGCTTATGCGTCGTGGAGAAGGGATTACGGCAAGTCGTTATCCTAAAGACTTTGATGAAGCAGCTGTAGCTGAAGTTGAGACAGGAACAAGAAATGATGCTCCTGTAACAAGTGGTGTGAATTTTCAAAATTCATGTAACGTCTACGATAGAGATGTTATCAGTGGAGCAGCGACAAATCAGCAAAGGTCAGGTGATCGCCTAATGATCAATATGCCGAGTAGTTATCAGGGAACAGTGACGACTCCGCGTCGTGTACCATTTATTACTGGCTCAAGTTTCTATGATAATGGTGGGGCACAATTTACGACTCAAGCTTGTACATCTCGCTTTGGTGTCCAAGATATTATTGGAAATAAGGCGGAAATTTCATCAGAACAAATCTTTTGTGGTTTTGATAGTGAAAAGCTAATGCTTGGAGCAGGACTTGCTTCAAACTCTGTTGAGGTGCCAAATGGTGCTAACTATCTTAATACTTTAATTTCTTGGGTTATGTCTGATACTGATACTGGGCGTTGTTCATTTGTTGAACCAGGTGGTGCAAGAGGTGGTAACTATCTTGTAAACGGTGCCTTTACACCTATCTTTGACCTATTTGGAAACGTGAATACGGGAGTTGCAGAATCTGTAAACTCATTGGACCCAGGAAGTGTTAGTTATTATAGAAATGGTGACGGGTTCTTCTTAGACTTTGGGCAAGATAATTTTGCGCCTAAGCTTTCAATTAATGACACTCTGGCCATTAAGTGGGATCAGGATGTTATTAATCGTGCACAAGATATCTCAACAGACCCTCGTCGTGGCCGCTACTTTAACCCAATTCTAGGTTTACCGCTGGAATGTCAGGGAAGTTTATGTTCTGAGAGTTTGGATAATATGTCGATTTCTCTTGAAACTTTTGTAACGGACTTTAGTCTTGATCCATCATCAATGGATATTCCAAATTTCCCTGTTGGTGATAGTCAGATTTTTTCTGATGGGATGTCTGAAATTTCAATTGCTCGTAACCGTTATATTTCTCCTGCAAGTAGAGAGTATTTCTACGACTTTGTTGAATCTGTTGACCCAGCAACGGATACATATGCCACATATTCAAGCACACACGCTGGAGCGCTAAAGTCATCTCTTGATAATGATGGAACTGCGGTTGACTACGTAAGATGGAGCCTTTCTCGAGAAACTCCTATCTATATGCTGAATTTTGGAGAATCGAACACTAAGAGTAGTGGTCGTTATTCAGCAAGATTTAATGCTAGAAACGAATATGATCAGATGAGAAATGAGTATGCAGCAGTAAGGTGTGTTGTGCGCATCGAAGATGAGTCTTATCAATAA